CCCAACTCTTCAGCACCAACGCGTAGGCCCGCCACGTCAGGGGACTCGGCGCCCCGCTGATCGGAAGCTCCCGCAGCCACTCGTTCATCACCGTCGCAGGCCTCGGCCCAGACCCGTCCTCGAACCGCAAATCATCATCGATCAGGACCGGCATCTGGTCCCGGATCGCCGGACGGCCGCGCAGGGACCAGCCCTCCCAGCCGTCTGGGCTGAAGCAGTGAACAAGCACAGCGGCAGCAAAGCAGGGGCCACCGACAGTCCCGATTGAGACACCCGACGATGCAGAAGTTATCCACCCCAACCGGTCTCAGGATCCGCATCCCTGAGACACGACGACCAAGCCGGGTTAACGCCAGATGCTCCACCGACGAACAAGACCTCACCGTCCAACGCGAAGGACTCGCCGCCTTGGGTGTCACTCCGGACCGGATCTACGTCGACCACGGGCTGACCGGGTGCAACCGCGAACGACCGCGCCTGCGCGAAGCGCTAGCCGCCTGCCGGGACGGCGACACCCTGGTCGTGACCAAACTTGACCGACTCGCCCGCTCACTGCCCCACGCCCGGGCAATCGCCGACGAACTGACCGACCCGGCGAGTCCGGCTTAGCCTCGGCGGCGCCGTCTACGACCCGACCGACCCGGTCGGCAGGTTGTTGTTCAACGTGCTGGCGATGGTCGCTGAATTCTCTGTTATCTCGACACGCCGGAGTGGCGACGTTCCCAGGTTGTGGACTGCGGCCTGATGGGCTGAGTACCGGCGAGGGAGGCCGGTGTGCGGGTGGTCAAGGAGCGAGAGGGCGGCATCGTCCGTCGCGTCGTGCTGGTCGATGAGTCCGGTGACGAGGTGTTGCCGGTCAATCGGTTCCTGTCCCATCTGGTCGATTCGGGGTACAGCCCGAACACGGTGTGCGCCTACGGCCATGACCTGCGGCCGCTACCGACTGCTCCACGTCCCCGCCCGGCTCACCCACGGCGGCCTCGGCGTCGACTGCGACTGCCGCGACGTGGCCCTGGGCAACCGCGATCGTGGCGGTGTTCGCGAGCATCGCCGCGATCCCCACCCGGCTGACCCCACCATCTCAACCAACCGAGCAGGACCCTGGAGAACCGACACCGGCACAGCCAGCGCTCGCCCGGCCCCATGATGGGACTCATCGGCCGACGCCAGGAACGCGCCATCTGGACTGCCCTCAAGCACCCCCGGTCAACGGTCGCCCCCGTCGAGTCAGGCTGCCGTGGCCCTGGCTGTGCGCTGACTTCGGGCCTGGATGTAGATCACGACGGCCCATAGCAGCAGGTTCGTGAGCACGGCCGCGGGCGACCCCTCCCACAGCAGCACCAGGGTCAGGGGCAGGGTGTTGAACGCGGCATGGATGACCATGTTCAGGAAGACGCTGCGGGTTCTCTCGTAGAACCACGCCTGCAGGATCGCCATCGCGACGATTCCCATGGCGAAGCCCACGAGCGAGCCCGCGATCTGCAGGTGCACCATGCCCTGCTGCAGGAAGATCATCGTGGCGACGGGCAGGTGCCAGACCGCCCAAACGACCCCGACCAGCCACCCGGCGTCCCAGAACCCCCGTCCAGGGAGCAGCTTCTCGGTCAGGTACCCGCGCCAGCCAATCTCTTCTGTCCCGGACGTCACGAGCTGCAGCGTGAAGAAGGCGATCAGGAAGCCGACCAACTGCCCCCAGGAGGGGGCGTCAGCCGACCGGGTCCCGGTGGCAACCGTGATGACCATGGAGGGCAGTGTCACGCCGAGCAGGACCGCTAGGACGAGGGCGTACTCACGGCCACCGACACGGACGTCGGTCACCCGCCGCCGCAGGCTGCCCCTCGGGATGGCCGGGTCCATGCGCGAGGCGACGACGCCGCCGATCATCGGCCCGTAGACGGCAGGGAACGCGATCGCGGTGGCGATCAGGAGAGCGGTCGGAACATCGTGGACGAAGCCGACCCGCCACACGAAGTCCTGGTTGAACAGCAGGTCACCGGCATCGGTCACGTCCGCGACGATCCAGCCGGCGATCCACAACGCCCAGGAGAACACGTACGCGATGAGGAGGAACACGACATGGGGTCTGGCCCACATCGGCACTCGCGAAGCAGGGACCCCTACCCCGTCACCGACCATGTTGTTCAGGCTGGTCTCGCCTTCAACCTGGGACATGTTCAACCTCCAACCGACGACTCAGCCACGGAGATCCTGTGACCATCAGACTGCCTGCCTGAATCGCCGCGACAACGGTTTGCTAATCGACGCATCTCTTGCCTTCGGCTTCTTGCCAACATGCCTAGGGCGTTCTGCTGACCCGGCCACTGAAGTCCTAAGCCGCAGCTCGGGCGCTGTCAGGTTTCGGCCGAGCGTGCTCGCGGTGACCGCCCGCCGACCGATGCGGGTCTTGCGCCAACCCCGCATGTCGACGTGAGTCCGCGAATGCGTGCTCATGCCTTGAGTCTGGCCGTGGCCTGAGCCGGCCCCCAGGGTACAAAGTCCCACTCCGAGGGCCGAGACGCCCGACCGACGATGCATCCTCATGGCCGCTGGTGGTGCGCTCGATCGCGCCGATGAGGGGAAGTGTCGACCTGCGCGCCCATGGCCACTGTCCGTACCCTTTGCCTGAGCAAGGAGAGGTGCCAGCAGGCATACTTCGTGGCGTGAGCGCCCACCCGACCCAAGCTTCGCGCCTGCCAAGCTCATGGCTGGCCGGACTGGTCTTCCTTGGCTCGTTGGTGCCAGGACTCGTTGCCCTGCTGCCCCTGACGCCGGGGGCCGGTTGTTGCACCTTGTCCTCGGCGTTGTAGATCTCCGCGAGTGCGGCCCTGGCGCCGAGCTGCGCCGACTTCGGCAGGCAGCTCAGGACGTTGCCCATCTTGTGCCACCAGCGGCGCTGCTCGATCCTTTGCGGATATCCGTGGACCGGGGTGGGCCCGAGGCCCGGCAGGCCGTGTCACGCGCGAGACCCTCCACCGATTGCCGACGTGCATAACGATGCATAGACACAGCCCGGCCAAACTGCCGAACGAGCCGCGATCCGCGAGCGTGGACGACATGCGTCACACCGCCGCGTGTGACGTGAGTTTTCCACTCAGGGGTCGGCTTCGACGAACATCCGCCTACCGTATTCTGCGGGTTCCATACAGGACCC
This is a stretch of genomic DNA from Actinomycetes bacterium. It encodes these proteins:
- a CDS encoding CPBP family intramembrane glutamic endopeptidase; this translates as MSQVEGETSLNNMVGDGVGVPASRVPMWARPHVVFLLIAYVFSWALWIAGWIVADVTDAGDLLFNQDFVWRVGFVHDVPTALLIATAIAFPAVYGPMIGGVVASRMDPAIPRGSLRRRVTDVRVGGREYALVLAVLLGVTLPSMVITVATGTRSADAPSWGQLVGFLIAFFTLQLVTSGTEEIGWRGYLTEKLLPGRGFWDAGWLVGVVWAVWHLPVATMIFLQQGMVHLQIAGSLVGFAMGIVAMAILQAWFYERTRSVFLNMVIHAAFNTLPLTLVLLWEGSPAAVLTNLLLWAVVIYIQARSQRTARATAA